The nucleotide sequence GTTTGTAAAAGATTAAAAGAACACGAAAAAACAAAGGATATATATATTATTATCTTAACAGCTAAAGGCCAAAAAGAAGACAAGATGAAAGGAGTAGAAGTTGGTGTTAATGAATACATCACTAAACCTTTTAGCCCTTCCAAGGTTATCCAAAGAATGAAAGAAATATTTGAAGACTAAGGCATATGTTAAGTGAACTTATCAAGAAAGAAGAAACCCAAGGGATTTTAGATAAGTTATCTAAAATAAGTGAGTTTATCTTTTATCTTCTCGATGATGGAGGAACTATTATTCTCCAAAGTAAGGAAGAAAGTAACGAAATAACCATTCCTTCCAAAGAAAAATATCTTTACCTCATTAATCAAATTGAAATCAATCCTAACCAGACGATAATTAATAAACAAAAAGATTACATAGAGTATGCTTGTCCTGTCGTTATTAACGATGTAATTTCAGGAATAATTTTAGGCTATCAAAAAAAAAGAAGTAAATTTGTAAAAACATCTGATTTGTGTATGCAACTAATTAAGGATATCATCGTCCAAACTTCTCAAAAGGAATTTGAGATAAATAACTTAGCTTCAGAGATTGCGAGTAATTATGAAGAATTAACTCTTTTATATGAAATCAGCAGCATTTTGAGAAATATTGTAGATATTAAGGTAGTAGCTAATACCATTTTACAGGAAGCTTTACATGTTCTTCAAGCAAAAAAAGGTTCTCTGATGTTAATGAGTGATGATCGTAAATATCTTAAGATAGTAGCTTCGGTAGGCATAGATAAAGAGATTATTGAGCAAACAACGATTAAAGTAGGGGAAGGAATAGCAGGTTATGTTGCCCAAGAGAAGACTTCTTTGTTAGTAGAAGATATAACTAAAGAAAAAAGGATAAAATTCAATAAAAAAGGAGATTATAAGACTACTTCTTTCTTGAGCACCCCTTTAGTTTGCGTCCCTTTAAAGAGGGGAAAAGAGTCTATTATTGGGGTGATAAGTATTAGTGAGCATGAAGAGGGAAGGGTATTTACTTCAGGAGATTTGAAGTTGTTATCTGCCTTAGCTGATCAAGCGGCAATAGCTATTGAGAATGCCTGTCTTTTTCATTATGTAAAGGAGTTATTTTTAAGCACCGTGTCTTCCTTGACTTCGGCTATAGATGCTAAAGATCATTATACCAAAGGTCATTCAGAAGAAGTTATGGCTATAGCTTTGGCTATTGCTAAGGAACTAAAATTCTCAGAGGAGGAAATGGAAAAGATTCAATTAGGAGCCTTGTTACATGATATCGGTAAAATTGGTATTCCAGAAAAAATTCTCTTAAAATCAGATAAGTTATCCTTAAAAGAATTAAACGTGATGAGAAAACATCCTGTCGGAGGAGTGGAAATTATGAAGCATGTAAGTCAATTAGCTGAAATTATTCCTGCTATGGCTTCTCATCATGAGCGATATGATGGTAAAGGTTATCCTCAAAAGCTCAAGGGAAAAGAAATTCCTCTTTCAGGTAGGATCATTTCAGTAGCCGATGCCTTTTCGGCTATGACCTCAGATCGACCTTATCGAAAAAAGATTGATCGAGAGGAAGCAATAAATAAGATTATAAAAAATAAAGGAAAACAGTTTGATCCGGTAATAGTAGATGCCTTAGTTAGAGCTTACAATAATAATATGCTTTTTTCTGCTGAAGGAACAAAGAATTTTGAAGAAACAAAGAAGATGCATCCTTTCAAAATTTCATAGTAAAAAACAAATATTTGAGGTGGACCCATTTATCAAGACAATTTTTTAGGTTTTTTAAGTTACACTTAAATTATTCTTAATTAAAATGAACCTCAACTGGAGTCAAATAATTAAGGGATTGATGCAGCCTATCATGGTTATAGAAAGCTAAGTAATTTCCAATACCTTGTTTTGCTTCTCGGACACTCTGATAATCTTTAAGATAGACTTCTTCATATTTGAGAGAACGTCAGAGCCTTTCGGTAAATATGTTATCGTGCGATCTACCTCTACCATCCATGCTTATCTTAATGCTTTTATCTATAAGTATGTGGTTGAAGGATAAACTGGTAAACTGTGATCCCTGGTCAGTGTTAAATATCTCTGGGCAGCCCGATTTCAAGGCCTCATCTAAGGCTAATAGGAAAAAGTCTATCTCAAGACTGGTTGACAACTGCCAAGAGATCACGTAACGGCTAAACCAATCCATGATGGCCACCAGGTAGATTGCCTCAAGCCCCATCTGCTGCATCAGGTTCTGAACCCGTTTTAGTATTTATTGTAGATATCTCCTATGATTTAATAACCCGCAAGGCTGGTGAATTTTCAGCCTAAAGGACTCAACATCCTTGTATCCGTAAGCCATCCGTTTAAGCTGCTTAATTTTATTGTTAATCCCTTCTGATATAGCCGAGCTTA is from bacterium and encodes:
- a CDS encoding HD domain-containing protein — encoded protein: MLSELIKKEETQGILDKLSKISEFIFYLLDDGGTIILQSKEESNEITIPSKEKYLYLINQIEINPNQTIINKQKDYIEYACPVVINDVISGIILGYQKKRSKFVKTSDLCMQLIKDIIVQTSQKEFEINNLASEIASNYEELTLLYEISSILRNIVDIKVVANTILQEALHVLQAKKGSLMLMSDDRKYLKIVASVGIDKEIIEQTTIKVGEGIAGYVAQEKTSLLVEDITKEKRIKFNKKGDYKTTSFLSTPLVCVPLKRGKESIIGVISISEHEEGRVFTSGDLKLLSALADQAAIAIENACLFHYVKELFLSTVSSLTSAIDAKDHYTKGHSEEVMAIALAIAKELKFSEEEMEKIQLGALLHDIGKIGIPEKILLKSDKLSLKELNVMRKHPVGGVEIMKHVSQLAEIIPAMASHHERYDGKGYPQKLKGKEIPLSGRIISVADAFSAMTSDRPYRKKIDREEAINKIIKNKGKQFDPVIVDALVRAYNNNMLFSAEGTKNFEETKKMHPFKIS
- a CDS encoding DDE-type integrase/transposase/recombinase, giving the protein MGLEAIYLVAIMDWFSRYVISWQLSTSLEIDFFLLALDEALKSGCPEIFNTDQGSQFTSLSFNHILIDKSIKISMDGRGRSHDNIFTERL